The Amblyomma americanum isolate KBUSLIRL-KWMA chromosome 6, ASM5285725v1, whole genome shotgun sequence genome has a window encoding:
- the LOC144094932 gene encoding uncharacterized protein LOC144094932, with protein sequence MINASHSRIELLWKKARLASAYCLCRGSVARAGFTADFEGCDGGSRWLCRHSDPDEPAAISAAALEPATEHVFCARRRCAGGGYSPHAECARVRSAQREGWKFTVDLMEPRRALLLWTGGAGSHDVTWCRWVGALSVCQNKSSGTDGVVITDLGAWRTYDVAVGGPTLDSEPLVAAHFRTRPDKRCPDWNQPEPATCCHTIATIADRHRPSFAFINVV encoded by the exons ATGATCAACGCGAGCCACTCGCGCATCGAGCTGCTGTGGAAGAAGGCGCGCCTGGCCTCCGCCTACTGCCTCTGCCGCGGCAGCGTGGCCCGCGCCGGATTCACGGCCGACTTCGAGGGCTGCGACGGCGGCTCCCGCTGGCTGTGCCGCCACAGCGACCCGGATGAGCCGGCCGCCATCAGCGCCGCGGCCCTGGAGCCGGCCACCGAGCACGTGTTCTGCGCGCGACGCCGATGTGCCGGGGGCGGATACAGCCCGCACGCCGAGTGCGCCAGGGTGCGCTCCGCACAGCGGGAAG GCTGGAAGTTCACCGTGGACCTGATGGAGCCGAGGCGGGCGCTGTTGCTGTGGACGGGCGGCGCCGGCTCGCACGACGTCACCTGGTGTCGCTGGGTGGGCGCCCTGAGCGTCTGCCAGAACAAGAGCTCGGGCACCGACGGCGTCGTCATCACCGACCTGGGCGCCTGGCGCACCTACGACGTGGCCGTCGGGGGCCCCACGCTGGACTCTGAGCCCCTCGTCGCGGCACACTTCAGGACCAGGCCAGACA AACGATGTCCTGACTGGAACCAGCCAGAACCAGCCACTTGCTGCCACACTATTGCCACCATCGCCGACAGACACCGCCCCAGCTTCGCGTTTATTAACGTTGTCTGA